A region from the Leopardus geoffroyi isolate Oge1 chromosome C2, O.geoffroyi_Oge1_pat1.0, whole genome shotgun sequence genome encodes:
- the LOC123576152 gene encoding protein CEBPZOS-like, with product MAHTVEPLAKKIFKGVLVVEFVGVLGAYFLFNKMDTSQDVRQTMSKRFPFILEVYYKSVEPSGMYGVRE from the coding sequence ATGGCCCACACTGTGGAACCACTGGCCAAGAAGATCTTTAAAGGAGTTTTAGTAGTTGAATTTGTGGGTGTTTTGGGagcatattttttgtttaataagaTGGACACAAGCCAAGATGTCAGGCAAACAATGAGCAAGAGATTTCCCTTCATCTTGGAAGTGTATTACAAATCCGTTGAGCCTTCTGGAATGTATGGAGTCAGAGaataa